In Acidimicrobiales bacterium, one genomic interval encodes:
- a CDS encoding fumarate hydratase, with amino-acid sequence MTVPTDPTYGSRLMTTGFEYTDLLPLGPDETTYDLQPDLEVGTLEAGAHRFLTVAPEVLTELTGRAMHEIAHYLRAGHLAQLRAILDDPEASANDRFVALDLLKNACISAGGVLPMCQDTGTAIVKGKKGQFVLTSGPSDEEAITRGIFDTYQRDNLRYSQMAPLTMWDEVNTKTNLPAEIKIAATPGDAYKFLFMAKGGGSANKSYLFQETKALLNPDSLLRFLDEKLRALGTAACPPYHLAIVVGGTSAELAVETAKLASTRYLDTLPLAGSGLGHGFRDIELEAKVLSLVQSFGIGAQFGGKYFCHDVRVIRLPRHGASCPVAVAVSCSADRQALAKITHEGVFLEQLEHDPARHLPEVVDDELDDGNEVVRIDLNRPMDEIRATLSQLPVKTRLALSGPMVVARDIAHAKLKERLDAGEPMPAYLRDHCVYYAGPAKTPEGYASGSFGPTTAGRMDAYVDQFQAAGGSFVMLAKGNRSRRVTDACKAHGGFYLGSIGGPAARLAQECIRHVEVIDYPDLGMEAVWKIEVEDFPAFVVVDDKGNDFFAQLSRPVDLRV; translated from the coding sequence GTGACGGTACCCACGGACCCGACCTACGGTTCCCGGCTGATGACCACCGGCTTCGAGTACACGGACCTCCTCCCCCTCGGCCCCGACGAGACGACCTACGACCTCCAGCCCGACCTGGAGGTGGGCACGCTGGAGGCCGGCGCACACCGGTTCCTCACCGTGGCGCCCGAGGTGCTCACTGAGCTGACCGGCCGGGCGATGCACGAGATCGCCCACTACCTGCGGGCCGGCCACCTGGCGCAGCTGCGGGCGATCCTCGACGACCCGGAGGCGTCGGCCAACGACCGCTTCGTGGCACTCGACCTGCTCAAGAACGCCTGCATCTCGGCCGGTGGCGTGCTGCCGATGTGCCAGGACACCGGCACCGCCATCGTGAAGGGCAAGAAGGGCCAGTTCGTGTTGACGTCCGGGCCGTCCGACGAGGAGGCCATCACCCGGGGCATCTTCGACACCTACCAGCGCGACAACCTGCGCTACTCGCAGATGGCGCCGCTCACCATGTGGGACGAGGTCAACACCAAGACCAACCTCCCCGCGGAGATCAAGATCGCGGCGACGCCCGGCGACGCCTACAAGTTCCTCTTCATGGCCAAGGGCGGCGGCTCGGCCAACAAGAGCTACCTGTTCCAGGAGACCAAGGCACTGCTCAACCCCGACAGCCTCCTGCGCTTCCTCGACGAGAAGCTCCGCGCCCTCGGCACCGCGGCGTGCCCGCCCTACCACCTGGCGATCGTCGTCGGCGGCACGTCGGCCGAGCTGGCGGTGGAGACGGCGAAGCTGGCGTCGACCCGCTACCTCGACACGTTGCCGTTGGCAGGTAGCGGGCTCGGGCACGGCTTCCGCGACATCGAGCTGGAGGCGAAGGTCCTGTCGCTGGTGCAGTCGTTCGGCATCGGCGCCCAGTTCGGCGGCAAGTACTTCTGCCACGACGTGCGGGTGATCCGCCTGCCCCGCCACGGCGCCTCGTGCCCGGTCGCGGTGGCGGTGTCGTGCTCGGCCGACCGCCAGGCGCTGGCCAAGATCACCCACGAGGGCGTGTTCCTGGAGCAGCTGGAGCACGACCCGGCCCGCCACCTGCCCGAGGTCGTCGACGACGAGCTGGACGACGGCAACGAGGTCGTCCGCATCGACCTGAACCGGCCGATGGACGAGATCCGGGCCACGCTGTCGCAGCTGCCGGTGAAGACCCGCCTCGCCCTGTCGGGGCCGATGGTGGTGGCCCGTGACATCGCCCACGCCAAGCTCAAGGAGCGCCTCGACGCGGGCGAGCCCATGCCCGCCTACCTGCGCGACCACTGCGTCTACTACGCCGGTCCCGCCAAGACCCCGGAGGGCTACGCCTCGGGGTCGTTCGGCCCGACGACAGCCGGCCGCATGGACGCCTACGTCGACCAGTTCCAGGCCGCCGGCGGGTCGTTCGTGATGCTGGCCAAGGGCAACCGGTCCCGCCGGGTGACCGACGCCTGCAAGGCGCACGGGGGTTTCTACCTGGGCTCCATCGGCGGTCCGGCCGCCCGCCTGGCGCAGGAGTGCATCCGCCACGTCGAGGTGATCGACTACCCCGACCTGGGCATGGAGGCCGTCTGGAAGATCGAGGTGGAGGACTTCCCCGCCTTCGTGGTGGTCGACGACAAGGGCAACGACTTCTTCGCCCAGCTGTCCCGCCCGGTCGACCTACGCGTCTGA
- a CDS encoding class II fumarate hydratase → MTLEDDAQDFRIEHDTMGEVRVPASARWGAQTQRAVENFPISGRPLDPAMVSALARIKGAAAEVNADLGIIDADVAAAIAAAADDVRLGHWNEHFPIDVFQTGSGTSTNMNANEVLASLATERLGAGGDGDGGRTVHPNDHVNASQSSNDVFPSAIHLAAAHHVQEGLWPALEYLAAALTAKSIELADVVKSGRTHLMDATPVTLGQELGGYAAQVRQAAERVRSTLPHVGELPLGGTAVGTGLNCPPGFAEAVIEKLAHRTGLPLREAPDHFAAQGARDALVELSGQLRGVAVVLLKIANDLRWMASGPRTGLAEIRLPDLQPGSSIMPGKVNPVIPEAVSQVCAQVIGNDATVAFAGSQGNFELNVYMPVMAQNLLESIRLLGSVSRLFADRCIAGVEADVERCRAYAESSPSLGTSLNPHIGYEAAAEIVKESVRTGRSVREIVRERGLLTDEQLDQALDVLGMTKGGVR, encoded by the coding sequence GTGACCCTCGAAGACGACGCACAGGACTTCCGCATCGAGCACGACACCATGGGCGAGGTCCGCGTGCCCGCCTCGGCCCGCTGGGGAGCGCAGACGCAGCGGGCGGTCGAGAACTTCCCGATCTCCGGCCGGCCCCTCGACCCCGCCATGGTCTCGGCGCTGGCGCGCATCAAGGGCGCCGCCGCCGAGGTCAACGCCGATCTCGGGATCATCGACGCCGACGTGGCGGCCGCCATCGCCGCCGCGGCCGACGACGTCCGCCTCGGCCACTGGAACGAGCACTTCCCCATCGACGTCTTCCAGACGGGCTCCGGCACCAGCACCAACATGAACGCCAACGAGGTGCTGGCCAGCCTGGCGACCGAGCGCCTCGGTGCCGGTGGTGACGGCGATGGTGGACGCACGGTGCACCCCAACGACCACGTGAACGCGTCGCAGTCGTCCAACGACGTGTTCCCGTCGGCCATCCACCTGGCCGCCGCCCACCACGTGCAGGAGGGCCTGTGGCCGGCGCTCGAGTACCTGGCTGCGGCGCTGACGGCCAAGTCGATCGAGCTGGCCGACGTGGTGAAGTCCGGTCGCACCCACCTGATGGACGCCACGCCGGTGACCCTCGGCCAGGAGCTGGGGGGCTACGCGGCGCAGGTGCGTCAGGCAGCCGAGCGGGTGCGCTCCACGCTCCCCCACGTCGGTGAGCTGCCGTTGGGTGGCACGGCCGTCGGCACGGGCCTCAACTGCCCGCCGGGGTTCGCCGAGGCGGTGATCGAGAAGCTCGCGCACCGCACCGGCCTGCCGCTGCGCGAGGCGCCCGACCACTTCGCCGCCCAGGGTGCCCGCGATGCCCTGGTCGAGCTGTCCGGGCAGCTGCGGGGCGTCGCGGTGGTGCTGCTGAAGATCGCCAACGACCTGCGGTGGATGGCCAGCGGCCCCCGCACGGGCCTGGCCGAGATCCGCCTGCCCGACCTGCAGCCCGGCTCGTCGATCATGCCGGGCAAGGTCAACCCGGTGATCCCCGAGGCCGTCTCCCAGGTGTGCGCCCAGGTGATCGGCAACGACGCCACCGTCGCCTTCGCCGGCTCCCAGGGCAACTTCGAGCTCAACGTGTACATGCCGGTGATGGCCCAGAACCTGCTGGAGTCGATCCGGCTGCTGGGCAGCGTGAGCCGCCTGTTCGCCGACCGCTGCATCGCCGGCGTCGAGGCCGACGTCGAGCGCTGCCGGGCCTACGCCGAGTCGAGCCCGTCGCTGGGCACGTCGCTCAACCCGCACATCGGCTACGAGGCTGCGGCGGAGATCGTGAAGGAGAGCGTGCGGACGGGCCGCAGCGTGCGGGAGATCGTGCGGGAGCGGGGCCTGCTCACCGACGAGCAGCTCGACCAGGCCCTCGACGTCCTCGGGATGACGAAGGGCGGCGTGCGCTAG